Proteins co-encoded in one Corynebacterium tuberculostearicum genomic window:
- a CDS encoding AAA family ATPase, protein MITTREFTFADGLTHGLVGPNGIGKTTLLRKIAGQIQSGGITVFGEKPFDKQSVLNRVILMGIDNPLPDSWGIGKLGVIGKARWPRWNDDRFNELLVRFDVPAKAYSSLSRGQKSTVGFIFAVASGCEVMLLDEPYLGLDTQRRELFYQVLREEHGRTIVISTHHLNEVAGLLDTVSLMGDNPISGPIDDFIEGILELTGPSEALNAAVTELDLRVLSRETAGLGDRVLIDARSTATDPIFRTAQDYGLRVTEVSLERAVLALEEKA, encoded by the coding sequence ATGATTACAACACGAGAATTCACTTTTGCTGATGGCCTCACACACGGCTTAGTCGGCCCCAACGGCATAGGCAAAACCACGCTCCTGCGCAAGATTGCCGGCCAAATCCAATCAGGCGGTATCACGGTCTTTGGAGAGAAGCCCTTTGATAAGCAATCGGTTCTCAACCGGGTTATTTTGATGGGGATTGATAACCCGCTGCCGGATTCCTGGGGCATCGGAAAGCTGGGTGTCATAGGAAAGGCACGCTGGCCGCGCTGGAACGATGACCGGTTTAATGAGCTGCTGGTTCGCTTCGACGTGCCGGCCAAGGCTTATTCTTCCCTGTCCCGCGGGCAAAAGTCTACGGTGGGATTTATCTTCGCCGTTGCTTCTGGCTGCGAGGTCATGCTTCTCGACGAGCCCTATCTGGGCCTCGATACTCAGCGCCGGGAGCTTTTCTATCAGGTGCTGCGCGAGGAGCACGGCCGCACAATTGTCATCTCTACCCATCACCTCAATGAGGTAGCAGGTCTCCTCGACACCGTTTCGCTGATGGGGGATAACCCAATTTCCGGTCCTATCGATGACTTCATCGAGGGAATTCTTGAGCTCACCGGCCCATCGGAGGCTCTCAATGCAGCGGTCACAGAGCTCGACCTCCGCGTACTCAGTAGGGAAACCGCAGGCTTGGGGGACCGCGTGCTTATCGACGCCCGCTCTACCGCCACCGACCCCATCTTCCGTACGGCCCAGGACTACGGTCTGCGCGTCACTGAGGTCTCCTTGGAGCGCGCAGTTCTGGCATTGGAGGAGAAAGCATGA
- a CDS encoding beta-carotene 15,15'-monooxygenase, which translates to MKLLWYLGDWWLWAIFLIALLVMPLMAEEDKFILAFIASLSLITTQSPDFKKYQAIGLGSKIWNGHRRILVALWTLAAVLGALTVQKWWAIPVYVAVAVWTVYRGSTPRRSGFTATGTESLSGFGLFPGTLAGQAIYRPQVKAWGAACLAQAIGFVLSRYKEDIPLLGFLGIFIWTLSIVMLFAAFHSLRVSLREYTVLGGSRAVWSRHTAVLGLTPVLVATTSSAVLANDGELVADIVLLSATCAPIVVSLEFLGKKNWHLFALYLVLIAGMALLRTLVPVSAVAQLFLAVAFYTVWALMLPAYIRRANAHRGGMSAWMGID; encoded by the coding sequence ATGAAACTCCTGTGGTACCTAGGCGATTGGTGGCTCTGGGCCATTTTTCTTATCGCCCTGTTAGTCATGCCGCTCATGGCGGAGGAAGACAAGTTCATACTTGCCTTTATTGCTTCCTTAAGTCTAATTACGACGCAATCTCCAGACTTCAAGAAGTATCAGGCGATAGGACTTGGTTCGAAGATATGGAACGGACACCGTCGGATCCTCGTGGCTTTATGGACATTAGCCGCGGTTCTCGGTGCGCTTACCGTGCAAAAATGGTGGGCGATACCCGTCTATGTCGCCGTGGCTGTGTGGACGGTGTACCGCGGATCTACCCCTCGACGGAGCGGGTTCACCGCTACTGGTACCGAATCATTGAGCGGTTTTGGTTTGTTTCCGGGCACCTTGGCCGGGCAAGCGATCTACCGTCCACAGGTCAAGGCATGGGGTGCAGCGTGTCTGGCGCAAGCAATCGGGTTTGTCCTTAGCCGGTATAAGGAGGACATCCCGTTGCTTGGTTTCCTTGGCATCTTCATATGGACACTTTCAATTGTGATGCTCTTCGCAGCTTTCCACAGCTTGCGAGTATCTCTGCGCGAATACACGGTGCTTGGTGGAAGTCGTGCTGTTTGGTCCCGGCATACTGCCGTGCTCGGCCTGACACCTGTCCTAGTCGCGACCACCTCCAGCGCAGTACTGGCAAACGACGGTGAACTTGTAGCGGACATCGTGCTGCTTAGTGCCACCTGCGCCCCTATAGTGGTCAGTCTGGAATTTCTGGGAAAGAAGAACTGGCACTTATTCGCTCTCTACCTGGTCCTCATTGCTGGGATGGCACTTCTGCGCACTCTGGTGCCGGTCTCCGCGGTTGCCCAGCTCTTCTTGGCGGTGGCTTTCTATACAGTCTGGGCTTTGATGCTGCCCGCGTACATTCGCCGAGCAAATGCTCACCGTGGCGGAATGAGCGCTTGGATGGGCATAGATTAA